Below is a window of Lemur catta isolate mLemCat1 chromosome 11, mLemCat1.pri, whole genome shotgun sequence DNA.
TGGTTAAGGGGCCTGATTGCACGGGCTTGCAGCGCAGGGCAGGGACCCGCCTGGAGACCAGCAGCCAGGTAGGTTGGGATGGCTCTTTGCTGCCTATTTAAAATGCGTGCGAGGCAGGGGCAGAGAAGCCCTTCCCTCTCATATAACTATTTCCCACCCATGGTTAAGGGTGGAGGAACCTAGACAAAATCATCCGCATCCCAGGAATCAGCTTCCTGAGCGACCCCTGGAAGGAAAAGTGCTTCACTTTAGGCTGAATGGGAAGAGGTGGCGACAGGGACTGTGAACGTAGCAGTACCAGACGCCCTTCCGTGCCGAGGGCACTGGTTCTTAGGCTAGAGCgtgcccagggctcctggggaGCTTATTAGAAACCCCCAGTCGCTGAGCCCAGCACCGGGATCTGATTCAGCGCGTCTGGGTGGAGCCCTAGCGACTCCAATGCAGAGGCCCCGGCGCCACTTGGAGAGGAGTGGACTAGACTGTCACGCAGATGGTACATCTGGAGAGCGCCTCTTACCACAATAAGGGCTTTGGAGGTAAATTCATACCTGTCCCACTAAGGACGAGGACAGGGGCTGAAGGCAGCTAAGTCCACACTGTGCTGGCCGGAGTCTGTCTTTCAAGGGGCTCGAGGCTCTCTCATGCACTAATCCTATGGCAGACGGGGAGTCAGCAGGCACTTGGATTCTCTGCTGCCACTCCAtggagagggaaactgaggcacagaaaagaggaagggaTTAATCACAGTCAACCCACGGCCTGCAGCAGAACTGGGGCTGCAACCTAAGCCTCCCAACTCCAACGTGGGCCCGTCCGCTCCTGAGGAACACGGGTTCGCGTGCTGCGGGTCAGACCGTGCTCCGGCGTGGGAAGCACCTGGCTCCACACGGAGGGCACCGGCTGCCCCGTAGGGAGCTGTGGGAACCGAAGCTCTCCCGAGTGCTCTCTGCAAAGGGTTTGTGTCTGTTTTGTCCTAAAGGAAGCCCTGGGAGGCAAGTTCCCCACCTGAGCTGCAGGAGCCAGGGTGAGAGACCCCAGAACAATGACTCCTAGGAGCTCTTGCAGCCAGGCCCGCTGCCCCTAGAATGGGGTTGTCCTCCACCTCTAACAAAGTGACCTTTCCCCCTTGCCACTAAGGCTGTGTGCAGCCTCCCCGGAATGCTCCCCAGGGCTGTCCAGAGGGCGGGGTGCTGCTGTAAGCCCCTACCTCAATAGTCTCTCCCACTTCAGAAAAGTTCTCTTGCCACCAGAACAGGGGGTGAAATCTTTCATGATGGGATTATTTCCTAGAGCACCTTAAAAATGAACTTGAGATAAGAACCGTTTAGCACATTTACGTGCTAAGAGGCACCGCTGTGCCTGGAGGGGCCTCGGAAACAGGCTGTGCGCCTCCCTTGCCTCTCTGGGATGTGACCTTTGACTACCTTGTCACTGCCCACTTTCTGGTGCTTAGAGAGCGTCCCCAATGAAAGGACGACTCTAGGGCAGCCTAGCATCTGCAGACAGCTGTCCCCATGACCACAGGGGCATCTCCAAGGCAAGGATCCCTCTCCCTCAGGACATGCTGGGGGCCCCCTGGCTGGTGCTGGGGTACAGGAGTCTTCTGGAAGGCTCCGTGACGCAGTCCTTCCGAACCTCCACCGCCTCCCTGGAGGGCAGCACGGGCGGCTCCTGGTTCCCGGACCCCTCTACATAGAGGGCGCCCAGCTCCTCCTTCCTGAGCCCCGCACCTGTGAGGGAGGAACGAGAATGGCAATTAGACCGACCACACGATGGCCCCTTCCGTGATGGCTCTTTCCACGTCCAGCTTCACCCCAAGGGCTGCTCAGTGAAGACAACGTGGCAGAACCGACTGAAGATGGGGCTGGGATTGCTCTTCAAGCCCCTGTGTTCCTACTCTGCTGTTCTTTCACCCTAGGACAGCAGATCTCAACCGGGGAGACTGTGTCCCCCAGGGCCATATGTCTGCCCTGGAGGTAATGTCTGGAGACGTTTTTGATTGTCACAAAGGGGGAGGGGCTATTGGTATCCAGCAGGTATCTAAAgcgtagaggccagggatgctgctaaagtTCCTACGATGCCCAGGAGGACCCCAACCAAGAAATACCCAGCCCGTGTCAACAGTGTCAAGGCTGAGAGCCCCTGCCTGGGAAGGGGAGCCTTATCATATAAAGTGTTTGTAGAAGTCCCACTGTCCCTATACAACCCCTGCACAAGGGTGTAGCCACTGtcatcttcctctccccacagggctGGACACCGGGAACAATGCACTTAACAAGGGCGCAGGTGATAGAGTCACCGCACCCTCCCTCGTGGCTCTCCCTGTCTCCTTTCCTCGCCCCGCCAGCCCGGCTGTGGCTGCAGGGCCACACTGCTTCCTACGAAGCCTCTGTCAGCCCGAGACCCAGCCCCACTGCTGACTGCAGGACTGGAGGGAAGAGATGGGCGtggaagcagcaggaaggagaTCAGCCAGAAGAAGATGCCAAAAGAGAGAAACCACTGCTCTGCCCATCAAGTGAACAAGAACGGCCTGGAGAACCCCAGGCCTCGTGTGTGTTCTTTGGTTTTCGGTGACTACTTGAAGAGAGAAAACTTGTTTCTGGCTTTCAGCAACTTGCCCTCAAGTGAGCCCCTGACCCCACCCGGCCAGGCTGTTtctgctctgccctgctctgcgACTCCTGCCGAACACCCCGCCCTCTCCTGCACGGTGACCTCCACAGCCACGCTGACCCACGCTGACCTTTCTCTCGAAAATCCCTGCATGGCCCAGAGTCCACACCGCCCCACTTAGGACGTGATGACGCTGCTGCAGCCTGGCCAGCCTTCTGGTTATTGCCAGTGGTGGTCCTAACCTTTAACTAGTGCCGTCTGCTCCACCTGCCAGACATTGttcaagcactttacatatactaACTCACTGACAGATGAAAACCCAAAGCACAAAGagactgacttgcccaaggccacacggcGAGTTAGGGGCAGAGCCAGCACTGAACCTGGGCAGACAAGCTCCAGAAGTCTGCACTCTTCATACTATGCCCTGCTGCCTGGAGTGTGTGTCTTTTCTCTCTAGCTGGGTCACaggctcctggagggcaggtacCAAGGTCGCACTGGCTGAGCAAACAGCTGGGCACACTGCAGGACCTCCACAAATAGGGCAGACCAAGCCTATCTTGCTGGCTGACTTGATGGGATCTCCAGCTCAGCACGGGACTGGGAAGATAGATTGTCTTGCTTGTTTTCCCACATCCAGGAACTCTGCCATGTGTACTTACTCTCATGGGAGCGGGCCGGCACCTGGGCACAGGCGTAGACGTGGCTGAAACGTCGGCCTGAGGAGGTCAGGTACCAGTGCTGGATGGCGGGCTGGGGGTCGTACTCTGTGACTGCCACGCCATTCACAGCTGTCATCATGAGCATGTTGAGCACCTCATTGGAGAGCTTGGTCCTCTCGTCGGTCCTGATGCGGTTCATGGCCTTAAACCCCcgctcacagcaggaggtggagACGGGCACACAGACCACCACCGCCATGAGCTTGCTCAACAGGGGGAAGCGGCAGTGCTGGGCCAGGGCATTTTTACACAGCATGGAGAACGGGAGGTTCTGGGCGATGGCTTTCAGGCCCAGCCACTCCTCCAGCAGAGCTTCCTCACTGTATCCTGCAGGGAGAGAGAGCTCAAAATACTTGGCAAGGGTGAGAATATCACTGTTCCCAAAAGCGGCAAGTTCAATCCCACTTGGCCAGGCCATGGTGTCAAACACCTCCATGTTCTTGAGTTGTGGGGGACGGTCGGCATCAAACCTCTGCTGGAGGTACTCAGTCCCGGTCAGGACGGTTCTCTCCCTGTCTGCCTGGAACCGCTGTTCTGCCAGCTCCAGCCTGTCCAAGAAGATGCCATGAAGCTGCCCATCCTTGAAGCTGGCATTGAACTCTTCCTCTTTGGGCCCTGCCTGGTGACGGAGGGTCTTCAGTGCTACGTAGGCCCGGCCCAACGTGGCATTGACCTCTGTAACCAGCACAACCTCCTTCTGGCACACCTCAGACAGAGGCCTGTAGATGCTCAGGAAGTCCAAAAGGAAGTGGCAGAACTTGATGAAATGGAAGGCCTTCATCAGCTTCAGCATGCCCTTGGCCCTGTGCCCAACCTGGCCCCCGGCCTCTGCCACACTCTGGAGGTGCCGAGTGAGGGCCGGCCAGCTCACGAGGAGTGCGTTTAGCGTGCGCCTCTTACTGGCCACCCACCTGACAGCGTTCAAGTCCTTCAGGCGGGTGATTTCCTGCTCCAGTGGAGCTGCACCTTCCTGCAGCTCGTTCAACCTCTTGTTTGAGGACTGATAAAACTTGAAGACGGTGCGGATGTGCCGGTCGCACTTCCTCACCAGATCGATGTTCCCACATGCATCCACCACGGCCAGGTGCAGCCGGTGGGCCACACAGTGGACGGGCAGAAGCTGGGGGATAACCTCCTGGAACTTGTCCACAAGGCCACCTCTGCGGCTCAGCGCGGCTGAGCCATCTGTTCCCAGGCCCACCACCCAGCCAGGCTTCCGGAAAGGGATGTCCAGCTCATCCAGGGCAGAAACAATGGTCTCAAAGTACCCATCCGCTGTCTCGCTGTAGAGCGGGGCCAGGGTGATGTACGACTCCTTCACCTCCATCTGCTTAAAGTAGCGGATATAAATCCCCACGCAGGCCTGGTCAGAGGCGTCAGTGGAGCTGTCCAACAAGATGCTCACACAGGGGGATTTCCGGACATCGTCGAGGATCTGCTTCTTCAGAGTCTCGGAGATGTATTTGATGAACTGAGTGCAGGCGGTGCGGTTTCGGTACTTGCCTAAAATCACAGTCCCAGTGCTCTGGAGGAGCTGCAGGATTTTCTCAAAGTCATTCAGGGGCCTTGAGTGGTACGCGATGGAGTAGGCAGCATTGAAAAAGTGTTCCATGTTCGCCATGAGGTCACTGGAGATCTCCGGGATGAGGGCAGTCTGGGGGTTGTCTTCTTTGATTTCAACAGTGTTGACACAGAGCCTGTGTGCTTTGCTGACTTCATGATATTTCAAAGTCTCCACTTTAAAAGGCCCAGTGTAACCTCTGACTAAACGAGATGATTTGTCATGGAGATTAGGTCTTTCTTTGCAGGCTGAGCAGAAGAGCTTGGTCTCTTTTGGGTCAATTACTAACCATGGGAACTGCCCAAACCACGACCTCTGAATCGAACGGGGTCTGTAAGTCCTCTTGATTTTCCTAGGCCCGTCCACTTCTACTTCACAGATGCTGGAGCCACAGTAGGAGGCACACGTCTCCACAGAAGGAGCTGGAAGCAGTGCAGAGTCTACAGCCAAGGCCTGTGTGTCTACCTCTCCGACAGCCACCGTCATCTTCTTCCCtttggagaaaatgaaattgtCCTTGGTTCTGCTGCCCAGAACTCTGCAGTCTTCTATCAGCTAAGATACCCCTAAATTCATTAAGTACCCTTATGCAGAGCAAAGATGACTAGGATCCACCTTTCCAGAGATCATTAGAGGCTCCTATTTAAATCCCTCCCCATTATCAGTGAAAGTCAGGCTGGCTCCCCAGCAGTTGCTGCTAATTCTTACGGGTTTCTTCTCCTGCTCTCTGTCTACACTGCTACCCTGGGATCGTGTGACACCAGATGCACAACAGGTATGGGATGAGCACAGCTGAACTAATGTTGTATGACTTGCCATAGCTACCTGGGGCCCTGCACGTGCCCCCAGAACTCAGTAGGCCTAGACTCACCTGGAGGATGACCTTTCCCCCACTTTGGCCCGTTTGGGTCCTTGATCCAGGGTGCAGCTCTCCGTTCCAGTTTGGAGATCAAGTCCGGTTTGGCAGCTGCAGGCCCTGTTGCAGGGATGAGGAGTCTTGCTGATATCACTGCTATATACCATCAAGTCAAGTAGCCCACCTCAAGCTAGACCTGGCCCCTGAAATACACAGGGATGCCTCTTTCTGTCCTTGAGAAAGGCTAGTCAGCCAGGGGCAGGCTGAGAGCACACCTGAGCACAGTGCTGAAGAGGAGGCCAGGTGAGGGTGTGCCCCTTAGCAAGGATGGATAGCTTCCTCAGCCCTGGGGCCAGCCATGGGGGCCACGAGACTGCAAGATGcatccaggggtggggaagggtggaaacaggaagaaacagagggaataaagcacaggagagagaaggcagggatGAAAAAGAAAGCCACGTAGGAAGCGGAACGTGCCACCCACAGCTGGCCCCTCCATACACCCACAGCAGGCAGACAACCACATGGGTTACCGGACAGGGCATTTGAAACAGCCCCTGAAAATATCCACCACCTGCAATGGAACCTGAACTCTGACAAAAAAGAGACTTGTGTCTTTGGATATTGTCCAGGCATGTGCAAAGAAATTGCTTCTTTTATTTAAGATACAACCCAACTGTCTATTTACATGCTTTGTATGTGtctatgtgaatgtgtgtgtaaaCTTGCTTTGGAAGGACACGCAAGCAAACCGTTGGTGCTTCTGGGAAGGAACTGAAGGACAAAGTCAAAGGGAGATCATTTTTCACTACTCATCTTTTGGATCccttgaacatatttatattgactatatacatatgtatatgtgtatatctgtATACTTATtaccaataaaaatataagtaagtAAATTATTCAAGTGTAGTAGATTGAACATACATCCTTCTTAAaacatctctaaaatgagagcgaaggaatgataataatgaagaaggaaaggaggtaaAAGAGAAGAACTAACAGAGCTGAACACCAAATGCCTGCAGGGGGAACATGGAGAAGCAAGTTGATTTGTACCACAGAATCCCAGAAAGATTCAGAAACTGGCGGTAGCAGCTGTGGGAGCCGGTGGTAGGTGAGGAATAGGGGGGATCAGGGGGCTCAGAGTCTGCACAAAGACCTGCTCGAGTCCAGCTCCTCTTGCCTATTCCAGGAAACCAGGAAGCACCACCACCTCACCCGGGAGGAGAACAGACTGAGTCTACAAAAACACAGGAAGGTTCCAGAGCCCACATGCTGGGTATAGTGGAAGGTGAAGGAGAGTGTGGTACCTATGGACTGAGGGGCGCACCACTCAGTTCCAAGGATGCTGGCTGGGCTTATTACACCCTCCAAGCAGGAGACGGGAGagtattctttggagaaatggagttgtccctccctctcccctccaagACCTGTGGATACTGACTTTTGCAGGCTCCTCAGCGAGACACCCAGATTTGCTGCTGATCAACCAAAAATGAAACTGACGCCTTAATGTGTCCCAGACATGCACAGAGCTgccaattgtttttttttttttttttaaggctttaatGTTACAGAGGAATGAATCTAGAGAGAATTATTTAAGAAAAGCCTCTAACATGAAAGAAGGAGACCAAAACAAGTGGGAAAGAGGATTAGAGGAACTAGAATATTGCAGGGAGCGAAACAAAACTTCAAAACAATGAGAATTaatattaccagagataaaaACCATGACAGCCACCCAAGAAAGGAGCAATAAGAGTgctaagaaactaaaaaaaatcaatagaatgaaaaataaataaacagcattgttagaaaataaaattgaggaaatCTCCAAGAAAGTAGTACAAGACACTACTTGTacagaagacagaagcagaaaataggagaaaaagaaagaagcaaacaaacacacagaaaactaCGGGCTCAATCCAGGAAGTCCAATAT
It encodes the following:
- the ZNF862 gene encoding zinc finger protein 862 isoform X1, with translation MEPRESGKAPVTFDDITVYLLQEEWMLLSQQQKEIYGSDKLVAPLGPTVANPDVFCKFGQGPEPWLGNVQDQRSLLDRHPGKNQMGYLEEMDVQVPARESRRYLPPQKKACLSHCSMDNGNIEGDWTGRSKKLLKPRSIQKSWFTQFPWLIMNEEQTALFCSACREYPSVRDKRSRLIEGYTGPFKVETLKYHAKSKAHLVCVSALAARDPVWAARFQSVRDPPGDGLASPEHLFTADYPVFYAPGSLGDFGSMAELLPTSRAELEDPRGNGTIPALYLDCVSDLRQKEIIDDINSSSNINVLCNDAVESCSQDLSEEGLLEEVPVVLEELPAVFEDVAVYFTREEWGMLDKRQKELYRDVMRMNYELLASLGPAAAKPDLISKLERRAAPWIKDPNGPKWGKGHPPGKKMTVAVGEVDTQALAVDSALLPAPSVETCASYCGSSICEVEVDGPRKIKRTYRPRSIQRSWFGQFPWLVIDPKETKLFCSACKERPNLHDKSSRLVRGYTGPFKVETLKYHEVSKAHRLCVNTVEIKEDNPQTALIPEISSDLMANMEHFFNAAYSIAYHSRPLNDFEKILQLLQSTGTVILGKYRNRTACTQFIKYISETLKKQILDDVRKSPCVSILLDSSTDASDQACVGIYIRYFKQMEVKESYITLAPLYSETADGYFETIVSALDELDIPFRKPGWVVGLGTDGSAALSRRGGLVDKFQEVIPQLLPVHCVAHRLHLAVVDACGNIDLVRKCDRHIRTVFKFYQSSNKRLNELQEGAAPLEQEITRLKDLNAVRWVASKRRTLNALLVSWPALTRHLQSVAEAGGQVGHRAKGMLKLMKAFHFIKFCHFLLDFLSIYRPLSEVCQKEVVLVTEVNATLGRAYVALKTLRHQAGPKEEEFNASFKDGQLHGIFLDRLELAEQRFQADRERTVLTGTEYLQQRFDADRPPQLKNMEVFDTMAWPSGIELAAFGNSDILTLAKYFELSLPAGYSEEALLEEWLGLKAIAQNLPFSMLCKNALAQHCRFPLLSKLMAVVVCVPVSTSCCERGFKAMNRIRTDERTKLSNEVLNMLMMTAVNGVAVTEYDPQPAIQHWYLTSSGRRFSHVYACAQVPARSHESAGLRKEELGALYVEGSGNQEPPVLPSREAVEVRKDCVTEPSRRLLYPSTSQGAPSMS
- the ZNF862 gene encoding zinc finger protein 862 isoform X2, producing MEPRESGKAPVTFDDITVYLLQEEWMLLSQQQKEIYGSDKLVAPLGPTVANPDVFCKFGQGPEPWLGNVQDQRSLLDRHPGKNQMGYLEEMDVQVPARESRRYLPPQKKACLSHCSMDNGNIEGDWTGRSKKLLKPRSIQKSWFTQFPWLIMNEEQTALFCSACREYPSVRDKRSRLIEGYTGPFKVETLKYHAKSKAHLVCVSALAARDPVWAARFQSVRDPPGDGLASPEHLFTADYPVFYAPGSLGDFGSMAELLPTSRAELEDPRGNGTIPALYLDCVSDLRQKEIIDDINSSSNINVLCNDAVESCSQKMTVAVGEVDTQALAVDSALLPAPSVETCASYCGSSICEVEVDGPRKIKRTYRPRSIQRSWFGQFPWLVIDPKETKLFCSACKERPNLHDKSSRLVRGYTGPFKVETLKYHEVSKAHRLCVNTVEIKEDNPQTALIPEISSDLMANMEHFFNAAYSIAYHSRPLNDFEKILQLLQSTGTVILGKYRNRTACTQFIKYISETLKKQILDDVRKSPCVSILLDSSTDASDQACVGIYIRYFKQMEVKESYITLAPLYSETADGYFETIVSALDELDIPFRKPGWVVGLGTDGSAALSRRGGLVDKFQEVIPQLLPVHCVAHRLHLAVVDACGNIDLVRKCDRHIRTVFKFYQSSNKRLNELQEGAAPLEQEITRLKDLNAVRWVASKRRTLNALLVSWPALTRHLQSVAEAGGQVGHRAKGMLKLMKAFHFIKFCHFLLDFLSIYRPLSEVCQKEVVLVTEVNATLGRAYVALKTLRHQAGPKEEEFNASFKDGQLHGIFLDRLELAEQRFQADRERTVLTGTEYLQQRFDADRPPQLKNMEVFDTMAWPSGIELAAFGNSDILTLAKYFELSLPAGYSEEALLEEWLGLKAIAQNLPFSMLCKNALAQHCRFPLLSKLMAVVVCVPVSTSCCERGFKAMNRIRTDERTKLSNEVLNMLMMTAVNGVAVTEYDPQPAIQHWYLTSSGRRFSHVYACAQVPARSHESAGLRKEELGALYVEGSGNQEPPVLPSREAVEVRKDCVTEPSRRLLYPSTSQGAPSMS
- the ZNF862 gene encoding zinc finger protein 862 isoform X3, with product MEPRESGKAPVTFDDITVYLLQEEWMLLSQQQKEIYGSDKLVAPLGPTVANPDVFCKFGQGPEPWLGNVQDQRSLLDRHPGPAAAKPDLISKLERRAAPWIKDPNGPKWGKGHPPGKKMTVAVGEVDTQALAVDSALLPAPSVETCASYCGSSICEVEVDGPRKIKRTYRPRSIQRSWFGQFPWLVIDPKETKLFCSACKERPNLHDKSSRLVRGYTGPFKVETLKYHEVSKAHRLCVNTVEIKEDNPQTALIPEISSDLMANMEHFFNAAYSIAYHSRPLNDFEKILQLLQSTGTVILGKYRNRTACTQFIKYISETLKKQILDDVRKSPCVSILLDSSTDASDQACVGIYIRYFKQMEVKESYITLAPLYSETADGYFETIVSALDELDIPFRKPGWVVGLGTDGSAALSRRGGLVDKFQEVIPQLLPVHCVAHRLHLAVVDACGNIDLVRKCDRHIRTVFKFYQSSNKRLNELQEGAAPLEQEITRLKDLNAVRWVASKRRTLNALLVSWPALTRHLQSVAEAGGQVGHRAKGMLKLMKAFHFIKFCHFLLDFLSIYRPLSEVCQKEVVLVTEVNATLGRAYVALKTLRHQAGPKEEEFNASFKDGQLHGIFLDRLELAEQRFQADRERTVLTGTEYLQQRFDADRPPQLKNMEVFDTMAWPSGIELAAFGNSDILTLAKYFELSLPAGYSEEALLEEWLGLKAIAQNLPFSMLCKNALAQHCRFPLLSKLMAVVVCVPVSTSCCERGFKAMNRIRTDERTKLSNEVLNMLMMTAVNGVAVTEYDPQPAIQHWYLTSSGRRFSHVYACAQVPARSHESAGLRKEELGALYVEGSGNQEPPVLPSREAVEVRKDCVTEPSRRLLYPSTSQGAPSMS